A genomic segment from Lineus longissimus chromosome 15, tnLinLong1.2, whole genome shotgun sequence encodes:
- the LOC135499893 gene encoding nicotinamide N-methyltransferase-like isoform X6, whose product MLPNFQRLHPFVSTRERSHAAAEIRDGSRLLDVGSGPSIHSVISAGSRCSEIVCSDFATQNLDEILKWVNGDPDAHNWQRYFEYVCKLEGKSDEWKIRQDHIRQAIKRVVPCDVHQENPLAPLVVEPFDVITSNLCLEPACCDESSYRSAVKHVTSLLKPGGILFLAGVQGETFYSVGNKRFKVFSQSNEIIESALAEVGLTNLRWYNETGDIKKYTCERVSFPSDFSGLFAVSATRISG is encoded by the exons atgctccccaacttccagaGACTGCACCCTTTCGTCTCGACAAGGGAACGAAGTCACG CTGCGGCAGAAATTCGTGATGGTAGCAGACTCCTTGATGTTGGGTCTGGCCCGAGCATCCATTCCGTCATTTCCGCCGGTAGCCGATGTTCAGAGATAGTCTGCTCAGATTTTGCAACTCAAAATCTGGATGAAATCCTAAAATGGGTGAATGGTGACCCTGATGCCCACAACTGGCAACGATACTTTGAATATGTGTGCAAACTAGAAGGGAAAAG CGATGAATGGAAAATCAGACAGGACCACATCCGGCAAGCAATCAAGCGGGTCGTACCATGTGATGTTCACCAAGAGAACCCATTGGCTCCGTTGGTCGTGGAACCCTTCGACGTCATCACATCCAACCTCTGTTTGGAGCCAGCGTGTTGTGACGAATCATCATATAGGAGTGCGGTTAAACACGTGACCTCACTTCTCAAGCCGGGGGGAATATTATTCCTGGCCGGGGTTCAGGGTGAAACCTTCTACTCTGTCGGTAACAAGAGGTTCAAAGTCTTTTCACAAAGCAACGAGATAATCGAAAGTGCACTTGCTGAAGTTGGCCTGACCAATTTAAGGTGGTACAATGAGACTGGTGACATTAAGAAATATACCTGTGAGCGCGTCTCATTCCCAAGTGATTTTTCTGGATTGTTTGCGGTCAGTGCTACGCGAATCAGTGGATGA
- the LOC135499894 gene encoding nicotinamide N-methyltransferase-like gives MANDPASESLETARLSGVDYNTHFDPKIFLGNYHGRESRFCDKLLEMLHELTAAAGIRDGSRLLDVGSGPSIYSVISAGIRSSEIVCSDYATQNLDEILKWVNGDPDAHNWQRCFEYVCTLEGKSDEWKLRQDHIRQAIKRVIPCDVHQANPLAPLVFEPFDVITSSLCLEAACSDESSYRSAVKHVTSLLKPGGILFMAGVQGETFYYVGKKKFKAFPLSNEITESAFAEVGLTNLKWYNETSDIKKYTFEGHSNDFSGLFAVSATRISG, from the exons ATGGCTAACGATCCAGCTTCCGAATCACTTGAGACGGCAAGATTATCTGGAGTCGACTACAATACACATTTCGACCCGAAAATCTTTTTGGGAAATTACCATGGGCGGGAAAGCCGGTTCTGCGACAAGTTGTTAGAGATGCTTCACGAGCTCACGG CTGCGGCAGGAATTCGTGATGGTAGCAGACTCCTTGATGTAGGGTCTGGCCCGAGTATCTATTCTGTCATTTCCGCCGGAATTCGATCTTCAGAGATAGTCTGCTCAGATTATGCAACTCAAAATCTGGATGAAATCCTAAAATGGGTGAATGGTGACCCTGATGCCCACAACTGGCAACGATGCTTTGAATATGTGTGTACACTAGAAGGGAAAAG CGATGAATGGAAACTCAGACAAGACCACATCCGGCAAGCAATCAAACGGGTCATACCATGTGATGTTCACCAAGCGAACCCATTGGCTCCGTTGGTCTTTGAACCCTTCGACGTCATCACATCCAGCCTCTGTTTAGAGGCAGCGTGTTCTGACGAATCATCATATAGGAGTGCTGTTAAACACGTGACCTCACTTCTCAAGCCGGGGGGAATATTATTCATGGCCGGGGTTCAGGGTGAAACGTTCTACTATGTCGGTAAAAAGAAGTTCAAAGCCTTTCCATTAAGCAACGAGATAACAGAAAGTGCATTTGCCGAGGTTGGCCTGACCAATTTAAAATGGTACAATGAGACTAGTGACATTAAGAAATATACCTTTGAGGGCCACTCAAATGATTTTTCTGGATTGTTTGCGGTCAGTGCCACACGAATCAGTGGATGA
- the LOC135499893 gene encoding nicotinamide N-methyltransferase-like isoform X2 encodes MANNPASELLETARLFGVDYKTHFDPKIYLENYHTTENRFFNKMLEMFHELAAAAEIRDGSRLLDVGSGPSIHSVISAGSRCSEIVCSDFATQNLDEILKWVNGDPDAHNWQRYFEYVCKLEGKSDEWKIRQDHIRQAIKRVVPCDVHQENPLAPLVVEPFDVITSNLCLEPACCDESSYRSAVKHVTSLLKPGGILFLAGVQGETFYSVGNKRFKVFSQSNEIIESALAEVGLTNLRWYNETGDIKKYTCERVSFPSDFSGLFAVSATRISG; translated from the exons ATGGCCAACAACCCAGCGTCCGAATTACTTGAGACGGCAAGATTATTTGGAGTCGACTACAAAACACATTTCGACCCCAAAATCTATTTGGAGAATTATCACACGACGGAAAACCGGTTCTTCAACAAGATGTTAGAGATGTTTCATGAGCTCGCGG CTGCGGCAGAAATTCGTGATGGTAGCAGACTCCTTGATGTTGGGTCTGGCCCGAGCATCCATTCCGTCATTTCCGCCGGTAGCCGATGTTCAGAGATAGTCTGCTCAGATTTTGCAACTCAAAATCTGGATGAAATCCTAAAATGGGTGAATGGTGACCCTGATGCCCACAACTGGCAACGATACTTTGAATATGTGTGCAAACTAGAAGGGAAAAG CGATGAATGGAAAATCAGACAGGACCACATCCGGCAAGCAATCAAGCGGGTCGTACCATGTGATGTTCACCAAGAGAACCCATTGGCTCCGTTGGTCGTGGAACCCTTCGACGTCATCACATCCAACCTCTGTTTGGAGCCAGCGTGTTGTGACGAATCATCATATAGGAGTGCGGTTAAACACGTGACCTCACTTCTCAAGCCGGGGGGAATATTATTCCTGGCCGGGGTTCAGGGTGAAACCTTCTACTCTGTCGGTAACAAGAGGTTCAAAGTCTTTTCACAAAGCAACGAGATAATCGAAAGTGCACTTGCTGAAGTTGGCCTGACCAATTTAAGGTGGTACAATGAGACTGGTGACATTAAGAAATATACCTGTGAGCGCGTCTCATTCCCAAGTGATTTTTCTGGATTGTTTGCGGTCAGTGCTACGCGAATCAGTGGATGA